A window of the Gossypium hirsutum isolate 1008001.06 chromosome A05, Gossypium_hirsutum_v2.1, whole genome shotgun sequence genome harbors these coding sequences:
- the LOC107958941 gene encoding UPF0057 membrane protein At4g30660: MPSRCEILCELLIAILIPPLGVCFRHGCCSVEFWICVLLTILGYVPGIIYALYAIVFVDRDEYFDEYRRPLYYSA, translated from the exons ATGCCTAGTCGCTGCGAAATTCTGTGTGAACTTTTGATCGCGATTTTGATCCCTCCTTTGGGAGTTTGCTTCAGGCACGGTTGTTGCAGC GTTGAGTTCTGGATTTGTGTGCTGTTAACTATTCTGGGTTACGTTCCTGGGATTATTTATGCTCTCTACGCTATTGTTTTTGTGGATCGTGATGAGTACTTCGACGAGTACAGGCGTCCACTTTATTACTCTGCTTAG